The Brachyspira hyodysenteriae ATCC 27164 sequence TTTCGGATTCACTAAAACAAAACATAATCTAATAGTAGAGCTTAGTGCATTGCTTAGCTTTTCTGCTTTAAAAAATAATGATAAAGTAGGGCTTTTAATATTTACTGATACAGTAGAGAAATTTATTCCTTTAAACAAGGGTAAAAATCATGTACTTAGAATAATAAGAGAGCTTATAGAATTTGATCCTAAAAGTACTCAGACTAATGTAGCTAATGCTTTAGAATATTTTAATAGAATACAAAAAAGAGACAGCATTACTTTTTTAATTACAGATGCCTGTTCTGAACTTCCAAAAAAAGAAATAGATATTACAAGAAAACGTCATGATTTTATAGTATGTTTGGTTAATGATAAACTAGAGTATCATCTTCCTAGTTTGGGAGGTACTTTAGTATTGTCTGATTTAGAAAATAATGATTATGTTTATTTTGATATGTCTAATAAAAAAATAAGAGAAGAATATTTTAATGAGCAGAATAGAATCATGGAAGAAAGACTTGATTTTTTGAAAAGAAATTCTATTGAGCGTATAATTCTTGATACTTCCAGTGATTATGTTAATGATGTAATGAAGTTTTTTGTCAAAAGAAGAAGATAAATTTTAGGATTTATTATGACAAAAGATATGACTGTCGGAAGTCCATTTAAAACTATAATATATTTCTCTATACCAATGCTTATAGGAGGAATATTTCAGCAGTTTTACGGCGTTGCAGATACTATTATCATAGGAAAATTTGCAGGTTCCAGAGCTTTAGCTTCTATAGGGGCAACAACTTCAACTATGTTTTTCTTTTTATCATTTGCAGTAGGTTTTACTAATGCTTTTTCTATAGTTATGGGACAGTTCTTCGGTGCTAAAAATGATAATATGCTTAGAAGAACTTTTTTAAACTCTATTTATGTAACATTAGGAAGTTCTTTAATACTTTTGATATTCGGTTTATTTTTTTCAAAGCCTTTGATGATTCTTTTGAAGACTCCTGATGATATAATAGAAAATTCTATAATTTATTTGAAAATATGTGTAGGCTTATCATTCGGACAGCTTTTTTATAATGGGGCAGCTAGTATATTAAGAGCATTGGGAGACAGTAAAACTCCTTTATATTTTTTGATACTTACAACTATACTTAATATTATATTGGATTTAATTTTTGTAGTTTTATTAAATATGAATGTTACCGGTGTCGCAATAGCCACTGTAATATCTCAAGTAATTTCAGCTTTTTTAAGCATACTCTATATTATAAAGAAATTTCCTATTTTGAAATTGAGTAAAAGTGATATGGTATTTGACTCTGATAATTTACTTATGATAATAAAAATAGGTGTTTCTATGAGTGTGCAGGCTATATTCTTATCAATAGGCGAGATGATTATAAGCGGTGTAGTTAATACTTTCGGTACTAATGTTGTGGCATCATACACTACAGGAAACAGAATAAATCAATTTGCTTCTATGGCATTTTTTGTTATTTCTGAGGCTTTTGCCGTATACACAGCACAAAATTTCGGAGCTGGTAAGATTGATAGAATAAAAGAAGGTTTTAAAAGCATAATATTACTTTCTTTATCATTGAGTATATTGGCCGCTGCTATAATATTTTTATTTGGTGATCATTTGGTGAGAATATTCATATCAAGTAAAGATGAATATATAGATATAATATCAGAAATATGTAAGGGTTATTTGAGAATATCTTCTGTATTCTATCCATTTTTAGGTATAATAGTTTTATATAATAATTCTGTAAGAGCCATAGGAAAGGCATTGATTCCATTAATTTCTGGTATAACTGAACTTGTTATAAAGGTAGGAGGTTCTGTATTTTTATCTATACCTTTTGGATATATAGGAGTATGGTTTGCAAATCCTGTAGGCTGGGCTATAGGTATAATTCCAACATGTATATATTTTCATAAATATGCTTTCAAAATTAAAAATAATTGAATATTGTTAAGATGATTATAAAAAATGTTGTTTTTTCAGAAATTTATATATTTCATTGATAATGTTATATTAGTTAGTATGTAAATTTTATTTTGTAGCTTTATTTTGACAAATTAAAATGTTTTTAGTATAATAAAAGTATGAAAGAGATTAACAGACTTAATGATTTATTTGTACGATATCTAATAGGTAAACAAGGCGATGAGGATATATTAGAAAATATTGTTAACGCTGTTCTAAATGATGCTGGTTTTGAGTCTGTAAGTAATCTTGAAATTATAAATCCTTATAACTTACCTGAAAATGAAAATTTAAAAGAGTCTATTCTTGACGTTAAAGCAAAAACTAAAGATGGTAAGAAGATACTTATTGAAATACAATTAGTTGGAAATAACAATTTTATAAAAAGAATATTATACTACATAGCTAAAAATATAGCTTCTGAATTAAAAGAAAGTAATTTATATATTAATATAAGTAAAATGATTAGTATTAGTTTCATAAATTTTAATTTAGATATAGGAAGTGAAACTGATATAAGAAAAGAACATAAATGTTTTACATTTGCAGATATTTATAATCCTACTCTTAGATTGGACGATTTTCAGATACATTTTATAGAGATTAAAAGATTTGCAGAAATATTAAAAAATACTAGTATAGATGACTATAATAAAAATAAACTTTTGTCTTGGATTGATTTTTTTACTACAAAAGATTTAGAAAAAGATATTGATAAACTTATAGGAGGTAATGATATAATGCCTAAAGTTATAGATAAATATAAAAGATTTGTAGCTGATGATAAGGAGATGTCAGCCTATAATGAAAGAGATACTTTTCTTTATGGACAGGCTGCCATGTTGCAATATGAAAGAGAAGCAGGAAAAAAAGAAGGTATAGAGATAGGATTTCAGAAAGGTATAGAACAAGGCATAGAACAAGGCATAGAACAAGGTGAAATAAACAGAGCAAAAATTATAGCATTGAATTTGAAAAATATGAATATGAATAATGAAGATATAAGCAGAATTACAGGTTTAACTATAGAAGAAATAAATAAACTATAATAAAAAATCTTATATAAGTATTTGGAAGTGTGTATATATTGTAAGTATAATATAACTGTTAGATCATGTTAATTATTTTAAATATAATAATTAATTCTTAAATATACAAATTATAAAGATATAAAAATTAGGATAAATTTATGAATTTAAATGATGTTAGTTATATTATAGATGATTATATAAAGATAATGACTAAGAATAATAATATTGATTCTATAGTTTTGTCTGGTTCAAGAAGCAGTTTAATTAATGATGATATGTCTGATTATGATATTTATGTTTATTCTAAAGGATTAACAAAGAATAAAGAAGATATAGAATCAAGAAAAGAATTTGCTTTGAAGTATGCATCTTACTCTGAAATAGGAAATGATTATTTTGAATATGGTGATGAGATTATACTTAAAGAAAGCGGTATATGTTTGGATTTTATGTATAGGGATTTATCTTGGATTGAAGGAGAGCTGGAATATGTATGGAGAGGATGCAATTCAAAGATAGGCTATACTACTGCTTTTTTATACAATATTAAGAACTCTAATATACTTTATGATAAAGAAGGAAAATTTAAAAAATTTCAAGATGAATTAAATTTGGAATATCCTGAAAAATTAAAAAACAATATAATAGAAAAGAATTTTAATGTTATGTATGGTAAAAAAACAGCATCTTTCTATGAACAATTAGAGAAAGCAGTAAAAAGAGGTGATATTGTTAGTATTAATCATAGAATAACTGCTATATTATCATCGTATTTTGATATTTTATTTGCTTTGAATAAAGAGCTTCATGTTGGAGAAAAGAAACTTGTGCAGTATGTATTAAAATTATGCAGTAAAATACCTGATAATTTTGAAAAAGATATAAAAAATGTTATATTTTATGAGCAGAATGATAAAAATATTTTAGAAAAAGTAAAAATTCTTATTGAAAATATTGAAAAAATTTTGTAAATTATTATTCATAAATTTCATTAATATATTATATCTTTTTTTTATTGTATTGAATATAATTTCATGATATAATATTGTGGTATTTTAATTTTGTATTTAATAGGAAAAATCAATGGAGAATCTAGAGGAGCTTCATAGCTTTTTAAAAAACAGCATAGAAAATGCTAATACTCAGTCAGAAATAGATGATATAAGAATTCGTTATTTAGGAAGAAAGGGAAAGATTACAGAACTTTTGAAAAGTTTATCTTCTATAGATAATATTGAGGAGAAGAAAGAGTTCGGAAAAAAAATTAATGAGATAAAGAATTACTGTGAGAATGCCTTATCAGAAAAGAAAAACTCAATATCCGAACAAGAATTTTTATCTTCTTTAGAAAAAAACAAAATAGATATAACAATGCCTGGAAGAAGGCCTAAATCTGCATCAATTAATCTTCTTACTAGAGTAGAAGAGGAAATAGTTTCTATTTTAACAGAAATAGGTTTCAGAGTTGTGGAAGGTAATGAAATAGAAGATGATTTCCATAATTTTGAGGCATTAAATATACCTTATTATCACCCTTCAAGAGACAGTCATGATTCTTTCTTTATATCTAAGGAGCATGTACTTAGAACACATACATCAGGTATGCAGATAAGAACTATGCTTGAAACTCCTCCGCCTATAGCTGTTGTTTCTCCTGGTAAATGTGCTAGAAGAGATGCTATAGATTCAAAACATTCTCCTGTATTCCATCAAGTTGAAGGACTTATGGTTGATAAAGGAATAAGTTTTAATGATTTGAAAGGTATATTAGAATTATTCTGCAAAAGAATGTTTGGAGATAAGACACAGATAAGATTAAGACCTGATTTTTTCCCATTCGTAGAGCCTGGTGCTGATTTGAGTGCTACTTGTGTAATATGCGGCGGAAGCGGATGTAAAACTTGCGGAGGCGAAGGCTGGCTTGAGCTTATGGGAGCCGGTATGATTCACCCTAATGTATTTAAACATGTAGGATATGATATAACTAAATATACAGGTTTTGCCTTTGGAATGGGTATAGAACGTGTAGCTATGATTAAGTATGGTATTACTGATATAAGAATGTTCTATGAAAATGATATAGATTTCTTAAAGCAATGGTAAAAGTAAGCCTAATAAGTAATATGTAATATATAGTGATAATAAAAAAATGAGCCTAGGCCAGCAAATAAAATTTATTTGCTTATTATAGGCAGTTAAGTAGGCACCCTTTAGGGTTGGCGAGCATATAGATAATAAAATATTTTTATAAGTGAATTAAATTAAGGATATAATAATGAGAGTTCCATTAAGTTGGCTAAAAGAATTTGTTAATTTAGACGGATTTAGTGTAGAGGAAATTGCCAAACAGATAACACTAGCAGGAAGTGAAATTTCATCAATAGAGACTACCGGAGGAGATATACCAGGAGTCATTATTGGTAAAATAATATCTGTTCATAAACACCCAGATGCAGATAAATTAAGTGTATGTAAGGTTGATGTTGGTGATGGAGATACACTCTCAATAGTATGCGGCGCTCCTAATGTAAAAGAAGGCATATATGTACCTATAGCAATGATTGGTTCTAAACTTCCAAACGGATTAACAATAAAAAAAGCTTCTATAAGAGGTTTTGAAAGTAATGGTATGATATGTTCAAGAACTGAATTGGGCTATGAAGAAGCTGAAGGCGTTTACGGAATTTGGATATTAGATGAAGATATAGAAAAAGTACATGCAGATAAAGACAGTATATTAGGTAATTCTCTTTCAACTATAGTAGGAAGTACAGATCATATATTCAATGTTGAAATCACAGCAAACAGAGGAGATTTAGTAAGTATTATAGGTTTTGCCAGAGAATGTTCTTTGGTTTTAGAAAGAAGAGTAAGCATACCTTCTGTTAATACTTATGATGCTGCAGGCGGTAATATAGATATAACTGTTGAAAATCAGGAAAGCTGTTATAAATATGTAGGAAGGCTTATAAAAGATATAACTGTAGGACCTTCTCCTGATTGGATGCAGAAAAGATTAAAAATGTGCGGAATCAATCCTATAAATAATATAGTAGATGTTACAAACTATGTTATGCTTGAATATGGACAGCCTTTGCATGCTTATGATTTCGATAAAATAAAAGATGGTAAAATAATAGTTAGAAATGCCAGAAGCGGAGAAAAAATTACTTTACTTGACGGCAGAGAAATAGATCTTACAGATGATGTTTTAGTTATAGCAGACAGTGAAAAGCCTATAGGTGTTGCTGGAGTTATGGGCGGTGATTCTACTAAAATTGAAAATGAAACTAAAAATATTTTAATAGAAAGTGCTTATTTCGATCATATAGCTGTAAAAAAATCTACAATAGCAACTAATACAAAAACAGATGCTTCATACAGATTTGAAAGAGATATAGACCATACTCTTACTCTTGCAGCTTTAAATAGAGTTGTTGATTTAATAGTTACATTAGATAATTCATGCAAAATAGCTTCAAGATCTAAAGAGGTTAATGTTAAACAGTTTGATGCTAATATAATAGTATTTGACTGCGGACTTGTAAAAAGATATTTAGGTCTTAATATGAATAAGATGGAAATATCTTCTATATTCAAAAGATACGGATTTAAAGCTGTAGCACTTGGAGAGAATAACCTAAAAGTAGAAATACCTTATTACAGACATGATTTATCTATAGCAGAGGATTTGATAGAGGAAATAGCTAGAGTTTACGGATATAATAATATAGATTCTAATGTACCTCATATCAAATGTAATCCTATAAATACAGACTATTCTGAAGTAAGCTTTGTTAAGCATAGAATGGCTTCTTACGGACTTTATGAAACTAAACAGTATTCTATGGGAGACAGTAATGTATTTAAGTCTTTAGGAATAGAAGAAGAAAAACTTATAAAAGTAGTAAATCCATTAACTAATGATATGGATGTTTTAAGACCTACAACTTTAGCTTCTCTTCTTAATAGTGTAGCTTATAATCAGAATCATAGACATAAAAACGGTGCTTTATTTGAAGTTGGAAATATTTTCTATAAAGAAAATGATAACTTTGTAGAAGAAAAGCATTTATCTGCTGTTATGTTCGGACTTTATCAGGAAAAGTTATGGAATAAGGATGCTAGAGCTTATGACTTCTTTGATATGAGCGGAGTTATTGAAGAGCTTTTAATAAAAGATTTAAAATGTACTGATTATAATTTGATACCTAAAGAACATAAATGGCTTATACCTACTATGTCTGGTGAGATTGTTATATTCGGGGAGAAAATAGGTATCATTGGAAGACTTCATCCTAAACTTCTTAAACTTTTTGATATAAGCGGTGAAGTTTATTTCTTGGATATTGATATTAGAAAGACTTTGAAATTAGTTAAAGAGAGAGTTAAAAAGCAGAAATTAAAAGATATAGGTAAATATCCTGCTGTATTTAGAGATTTAGCTTTGGTTTGCTCTAATAATATAGAGTTCAGCAAGGTTATTAAATCTATAAGTAAATTTAATAATATCATACAGAATGTTAATGTAGTTGATAGATATGTAGGTGAACAGGTTGAAGATGGAAAACAATCAATAGCAATATCTATAACATATTATGATCCTAATAAAACTTTAAGAGAAGAAGATATTAATAATGTGGAAAAATCTTTGCTTGAAATGCTTAAAACAAGATTTGATATAAATTTACGTGTTTAATTTATTAGTATTAAAGAGGTTTTATAATGGAATACGATATAATCACTTGGGAAAATATAGATGAAGCTATAGAAGTATTAGCAAAACAAATAGAAGATTCAAAGATTCATTATGAGGTTATTTATGGATTGGCAAGAGGAGGATTAGTTCCTGCTGTTATGCTTTCTCATAGACTTAAAATTCCTATGGTATTAAATATGGAAGAAGTTTGGAGATTGAAAGTAAAGAATAAAGCTGCTTTGATTGTTGATGATATATCTGATACAGGAGAAACTCTAAAATATTTTGATGATCAGAAATTTGATATTGCTACTTTATTTGTAAGAGAGCATACAAGCAAAATAAAGCCTAGATATAGTTATAAAAATATTAATCATGATAATTGGCTTTTATTTCCTTGGGAGACTAAAGCTTCTAGTAAATAATTGTAAGTATTTTACTTTAATAAATATAAAACAAACATTTTCTTATATTTTTATAGGATTATGTTTGTTTTTTTATATTTAAATACAAAGTAATATATAGTATACTTTTGCTTTGACAAAGTTTTTTATTTTATGTATAATTGATAAAAAGTTGATAATTATGAATCAGGACGTTAAAAGTTATATACATGATAAATTAAAACGTATTCCGGATAAGTCCGGAGTATATTTTATGAAGGATTCCAAATCCGAAATAATTTATATAGGTAAGGCAAAATCTCTAAAGAAAAGAGTATCATCATATTTTAATAATTCAAATAAAGATGCTAAGACAACAGCATTAGTTGAGCATATAAGAGATATTGAATATATACTTACAGAAAATGAAGTTGAGGCTTTGATATTAGAAGCTGAGATGATAAGAAAGCATAAGCCTCATTATAATATACTTCTTAAAGATCAGAAATCATTTCCATTTATAGCAATTACAAATGAGCATTTTCCAAGAGTTATAAAGGCTAGAAATGTAATAGATAAAGATAATGCCAGAAAATATAAAAAGTATTACGGACCTTATGTCGCTGCGGAAAGGGCGGATAATATAGTAAAGTTTATAATTGATAATTTCAAATTAAGAAGATGTAAAT is a genomic window containing:
- a CDS encoding DUF58 domain-containing protein → MFKDSNITTQDLLRSVRQIEIKTSRIVNSYFAGQYHSAFKGQGIEFDEVRKYTVGDDVRAMDWKVSARYNEPFIKRFREERELSVVILADFSASTDFGFTKTKHNLIVELSALLSFSALKNNDKVGLLIFTDTVEKFIPLNKGKNHVLRIIRELIEFDPKSTQTNVANALEYFNRIQKRDSITFLITDACSELPKKEIDITRKRHDFIVCLVNDKLEYHLPSLGGTLVLSDLENNDYVYFDMSNKKIREEYFNEQNRIMEERLDFLKRNSIERIILDTSSDYVNDVMKFFVKRRR
- a CDS encoding MATE family efflux transporter; protein product: MTKDMTVGSPFKTIIYFSIPMLIGGIFQQFYGVADTIIIGKFAGSRALASIGATTSTMFFFLSFAVGFTNAFSIVMGQFFGAKNDNMLRRTFLNSIYVTLGSSLILLIFGLFFSKPLMILLKTPDDIIENSIIYLKICVGLSFGQLFYNGAASILRALGDSKTPLYFLILTTILNIILDLIFVVLLNMNVTGVAIATVISQVISAFLSILYIIKKFPILKLSKSDMVFDSDNLLMIIKIGVSMSVQAIFLSIGEMIISGVVNTFGTNVVASYTTGNRINQFASMAFFVISEAFAVYTAQNFGAGKIDRIKEGFKSIILLSLSLSILAAAIIFLFGDHLVRIFISSKDEYIDIISEICKGYLRISSVFYPFLGIIVLYNNSVRAIGKALIPLISGITELVIKVGGSVFLSIPFGYIGVWFANPVGWAIGIIPTCIYFHKYAFKIKNN
- a CDS encoding Rpn family recombination-promoting nuclease/putative transposase gives rise to the protein MKEINRLNDLFVRYLIGKQGDEDILENIVNAVLNDAGFESVSNLEIINPYNLPENENLKESILDVKAKTKDGKKILIEIQLVGNNNFIKRILYYIAKNIASELKESNLYINISKMISISFINFNLDIGSETDIRKEHKCFTFADIYNPTLRLDDFQIHFIEIKRFAEILKNTSIDDYNKNKLLSWIDFFTTKDLEKDIDKLIGGNDIMPKVIDKYKRFVADDKEMSAYNERDTFLYGQAAMLQYEREAGKKEGIEIGFQKGIEQGIEQGIEQGEINRAKIIALNLKNMNMNNEDISRITGLTIEEINKL
- a CDS encoding DUF4037 domain-containing protein, whose protein sequence is MNLNDVSYIIDDYIKIMTKNNNIDSIVLSGSRSSLINDDMSDYDIYVYSKGLTKNKEDIESRKEFALKYASYSEIGNDYFEYGDEIILKESGICLDFMYRDLSWIEGELEYVWRGCNSKIGYTTAFLYNIKNSNILYDKEGKFKKFQDELNLEYPEKLKNNIIEKNFNVMYGKKTASFYEQLEKAVKRGDIVSINHRITAILSSYFDILFALNKELHVGEKKLVQYVLKLCSKIPDNFEKDIKNVIFYEQNDKNILEKVKILIENIEKIL
- the pheS gene encoding phenylalanine--tRNA ligase subunit alpha yields the protein MENLEELHSFLKNSIENANTQSEIDDIRIRYLGRKGKITELLKSLSSIDNIEEKKEFGKKINEIKNYCENALSEKKNSISEQEFLSSLEKNKIDITMPGRRPKSASINLLTRVEEEIVSILTEIGFRVVEGNEIEDDFHNFEALNIPYYHPSRDSHDSFFISKEHVLRTHTSGMQIRTMLETPPPIAVVSPGKCARRDAIDSKHSPVFHQVEGLMVDKGISFNDLKGILELFCKRMFGDKTQIRLRPDFFPFVEPGADLSATCVICGGSGCKTCGGEGWLELMGAGMIHPNVFKHVGYDITKYTGFAFGMGIERVAMIKYGITDIRMFYENDIDFLKQW
- the pheT gene encoding phenylalanine--tRNA ligase subunit beta: MRVPLSWLKEFVNLDGFSVEEIAKQITLAGSEISSIETTGGDIPGVIIGKIISVHKHPDADKLSVCKVDVGDGDTLSIVCGAPNVKEGIYVPIAMIGSKLPNGLTIKKASIRGFESNGMICSRTELGYEEAEGVYGIWILDEDIEKVHADKDSILGNSLSTIVGSTDHIFNVEITANRGDLVSIIGFARECSLVLERRVSIPSVNTYDAAGGNIDITVENQESCYKYVGRLIKDITVGPSPDWMQKRLKMCGINPINNIVDVTNYVMLEYGQPLHAYDFDKIKDGKIIVRNARSGEKITLLDGREIDLTDDVLVIADSEKPIGVAGVMGGDSTKIENETKNILIESAYFDHIAVKKSTIATNTKTDASYRFERDIDHTLTLAALNRVVDLIVTLDNSCKIASRSKEVNVKQFDANIIVFDCGLVKRYLGLNMNKMEISSIFKRYGFKAVALGENNLKVEIPYYRHDLSIAEDLIEEIARVYGYNNIDSNVPHIKCNPINTDYSEVSFVKHRMASYGLYETKQYSMGDSNVFKSLGIEEEKLIKVVNPLTNDMDVLRPTTLASLLNSVAYNQNHRHKNGALFEVGNIFYKENDNFVEEKHLSAVMFGLYQEKLWNKDARAYDFFDMSGVIEELLIKDLKCTDYNLIPKEHKWLIPTMSGEIVIFGEKIGIIGRLHPKLLKLFDISGEVYFLDIDIRKTLKLVKERVKKQKLKDIGKYPAVFRDLALVCSNNIEFSKVIKSISKFNNIIQNVNVVDRYVGEQVEDGKQSIAISITYYDPNKTLREEDINNVEKSLLEMLKTRFDINLRV
- a CDS encoding phosphoribosyltransferase gives rise to the protein MEYDIITWENIDEAIEVLAKQIEDSKIHYEVIYGLARGGLVPAVMLSHRLKIPMVLNMEEVWRLKVKNKAALIVDDISDTGETLKYFDDQKFDIATLFVREHTSKIKPRYSYKNINHDNWLLFPWETKASSK